The Saxibacter everestensis genome has a window encoding:
- a CDS encoding putative immunity protein: MGQSTHTVSGDFDLTTDELRIVAHYVVLHAEDVLPVFEQAVPDDPRPRAAIDAAWTFINGANRTALQRIASLDAHRAARSALSEAARLAARSAGDAASAAYLHPIAQAGQVGHILRAAASVARISELEAGGDPTVGHAQLEQSRQRATPVLIDVLRRYPTAAAAKNRVAQLMNALDHSLRESAEVRHDPS, translated from the coding sequence ATGGGGCAGAGCACGCACACCGTGTCCGGAGACTTCGATCTGACTACGGACGAGCTGCGCATCGTGGCGCATTACGTCGTTCTACACGCAGAGGACGTCCTGCCAGTCTTCGAGCAGGCCGTTCCCGATGATCCGCGCCCCCGTGCAGCGATCGATGCGGCCTGGACGTTCATCAACGGCGCCAACAGGACGGCGTTGCAGCGCATTGCTTCCCTCGACGCCCATCGAGCCGCTCGGTCCGCACTCTCTGAAGCCGCACGGCTGGCCGCGCGATCCGCCGGTGATGCCGCCTCGGCTGCGTACCTGCACCCCATCGCCCAGGCCGGTCAAGTCGGCCACATCCTGCGCGCCGCCGCGAGTGTCGCGCGCATCTCGGAGCTGGAAGCAGGCGGTGACCCCACAGTCGGGCACGCCCAGCTGGAGCAGTCCCGGCAGCGCGCGACTCCGGTGCTTATCGACGTACTACGTCGCTACCCCACGGCCGCTGCGGCTAAGAACCGCGTTGCGCAACTGATGAATGCCCTCGACCACTCCCTGCGCGAGTCAGCGGAGGTGCGCCATGATCCTTCCTGA
- a CDS encoding TetR/AcrR family transcriptional regulator: protein MTAQQTREKILDALEKVLVQDGPQAVTLEAVAKSAGVSKGGLLYHFGSKQELIGGLVDRLAEVTDKEIAEARTGQQSVARWFLETSVPGPEDEMSLYWSVIAVLRTADGAEDSVSKRIESIFTHWIDALHDEVKDPVLAETIRLVGDGLFLSAVAGLPVPDEALMRKVFDRLLSQLEA from the coding sequence GTGACAGCGCAACAAACTCGTGAAAAAATTCTTGACGCACTGGAGAAGGTGCTGGTTCAGGACGGACCGCAGGCGGTGACACTTGAAGCCGTGGCAAAGTCCGCAGGCGTCTCCAAGGGCGGCCTGCTGTATCACTTCGGCAGTAAACAGGAGCTGATCGGCGGACTCGTCGACCGGTTAGCCGAGGTGACCGATAAAGAGATTGCCGAGGCCAGGACCGGGCAGCAGAGCGTGGCCCGATGGTTCCTCGAAACCTCGGTTCCCGGTCCTGAGGACGAGATGAGCCTCTACTGGTCAGTGATCGCCGTGCTCAGAACCGCAGACGGGGCGGAGGACTCGGTGTCGAAGCGAATCGAGTCCATCTTCACGCACTGGATCGATGCCCTGCACGACGAGGTGAAGGACCCCGTGCTGGCTGAGACGATCAGACTGGTGGGTGATGGGCTGTTCCTCAGTGCCGTAGCGGGACTGCCGGTGCCCGATGAAGCGTTGATGCGAAAGGTGTTCGATCGACTGTTGTCGCAACTTGAGGCGTAG